The genome window TTAGAGCTGCCACCATCACTCCCGTCAATGCTTCCATCTCTACTCCCGTTACTTCTTTTGCAGCAACAACGGATGTTATCTTTACTTGACTTTCTTCAGCGATCAGTTCGCAATGAACATCCACCTTGTTAAGACTTATATTATGGCAAAGAGGAATAAGATCTGACGTTTTCTTAACAGCCATAATACCAGCAATTTCTGCTATTTTCAGTACGTCTCCCTTTTCTGTCGTTCCAGCAATAAGAGCATCTCGTATCGTAGAAGGTAAAAGAACGACTCCCTCTGCACGTGCTTCCCTCAATGTGACTTTTTTACCTCCCACGTCAACCATGCGAGGATGACCAAATTCATCAAGATGAGAAAAAGTCTTCATTGTCCATTACCCTCCAATCCTAAACATATGCTCTTTTCCAGATTCTATATCAAGCCAACGACGAGGTTTTTGCCGAATGGCTTTAATAATACCTTGTCGTGTCTTCTCTTCATCTCTGGAACGCAACGCATCCCGTATTTCAACTCCTTTGCCACTAAAAAGGCACGGCAAAACTTCTCCTTCCGATGTAATGCGAAGACGGTTACAAGAAGCACAAAAATGATGAGACACGGCAGCAATAATACCTAAACGTTGTCCGGTAGCTTCATTGATTAAATATCGGGCAGGCCCTGCGTTAATAGCTTCTTCTGACGCTTCCTCTCTCCAAAGTTCAGATTCCGGAAGAGATTGTATAATATCATCTGCTGATATAAAACGTTCCTTGCTCCATACCCCACCATCAAGAGGCATAAACTCTATAA of Aminobacterium sp. MB27-C1 contains these proteins:
- the moaC gene encoding cyclic pyranopterin monophosphate synthase MoaC, translating into MKTFSHLDEFGHPRMVDVGGKKVTLREARAEGVVLLPSTIRDALIAGTTEKGDVLKIAEIAGIMAVKKTSDLIPLCHNISLNKVDVHCELIAEESQVKITSVVAAKEVTGVEMEALTGVMVAALTVYDMCKGIDKGMIIHNIRLLRKSGGKSGDYHSPEGEHE